One region of Oryza glaberrima chromosome 7, OglaRS2, whole genome shotgun sequence genomic DNA includes:
- the LOC127780840 gene encoding nuclear transport factor 2-like isoform X2, producing MAMQVGESVAPLSPQTIGNAFVQQYYNVLHSSPGQVCKFYHDSSTLGRPDSNGTMTSVTTLTAINDEFLSTDFSSCLIKLENVDAQLSLNGGVLILVTGSIGHNGTMRHRFSQSFFLAPQESGGYFVLNDMLRYDSLQETLLTETNDSPQERLLTEINDSLPNHVDDNTHSVTFTSEPGNVNETADLELPSAENVNDNVENLLANDSSPEENVLVEACTEVVSSCAENIPAAAAAPAPRASTQKDVTKQSYASVVKVTKEGTPTPPVAKPKPKPKPKPTAKVTDNVEKAVSSPVKPTNAADTTSPNDKNVLVEQGYSVYVKHLPYECTVKDVEEKFRKFGAIRPGGIQVRHRQPDGFCFGFVEFESRQSMLAAIEASPISIGSKASIVEEKRTTTRVVNGVTHIENNGNARGGQFQQDNRGGGYRGDNFRGREAGFVNNGNYRDGDNMRNGFRNQNEYSGRGRGPQGNGYHQNGNGYHQNGDGYHQNGNRYNQNGNRYHQNGDEYYQNGNGNGHRQNGSGYYHQNGNGYRQDRIFHNGNGNGRPARFNGPRQTPVQA from the exons ATGGCTATGCAAGTTGGGGAATCAGTTGCTCCTTTAAGTCCACAAACA ATTGGAAATGCGTTTGTTCAACAATACTACAATGTTCTCCATAGTTCACCGGGTCAAGTTTGTAAGTTCTATCATGATTCAAGCACCCTTGGTCGACCAGATTCTAATGGAACCATGACATCTGTAACCACATTGACT GCTATCAACGATGAATTTCTCTCTACGGACTTCAGTAGCTGTTTGATTAAGTTAGAGAATGTGGATGCACAGTTATCCCTCAATGGTGGTGTGCTCATTTTGGTAACTGGATCTATTGGACACAATGGCACTATGAGGCATAGATTTAGCCAGTCATTCTTCCTTGCTCCACAAGAAAGCGGAGGCTATTTTGTTCTGAATGATATGCTAAGATATGATTCTCTGCAAGAAACACTGTTGACTGAGACAAATGATTCTCCACAAGAAAGACTGTTGACTGAGATAAATGATTCTCTGCCTAACCATGTTGATGATAACACTCACAGTGTCACATTTACATCTGAGCCAG GCAATGTCAATGAGACTGCAGACTTGGAGCTTCCATCTGCAGAGaatgtcaatgacaatgttgAGAATCTGCTTGCCAATGACAGTTCTCCCGAAGAAAATGTTCTTGTTGAGGCATGCACGGAAGTGGTTAGTTCGTGTGCAGAGAACAttcctgcagctgcagctgcacctGCTCCTCGTGCCTCGACTCAGAAGGATGTTACTAAACAGTCATATGCATCAGTT GTTAAGGTTACAAAGGAGGGCACACCAACTCCACCTGTTGCAAAGCCCAAGCCCAAACCCAAACCAAAGCCAACTGCAAAAGTGACTGACAATGTGGAGAAAGCTGTGTCCTCACCTGTGAAACCTACTAATGCAGCTGATACCACATCTCCAAATGACAAAAATGTTCTTGTTG AGCAAGGGTATTCTGTTTATGTAAAGCACTTACCTTATGAATGTACCGTGAAAGATGTTGAGGAAAAGTTCAGGAAATTTGGTGCTATCAGGCCTGGTGGTATTCAAGTTCGACACCGTCAG CCCGATGGATTCTGCTTTGGCTTTGTTGAATTTGAGTCTCGGCAATCCATGCTAGCAGCAATTGAG GCCTCTCCAATTTCTATTGGCTCAAAAGCATCCATTGTTGAGGAGAAACGAACTACAACCCGAG TTGTTAATGGTGTCACCCATATTGAAAACAATGGCAATGCTCGGGGTGGTCAGTTCCAGCAAGACAACAGAGGTGGTGGATACCGTGGGGACAACTTCAGGGGACGAGAAGCAGGTTTCGTGAACAATGGTAACTACCGTGATGGTGATAACATGAGGAACGGATTCAGAAATCAGAACGAGTACTCAGGGCGTGGTCGAGGGCCTCAGGGGAATGGTTACCATCAGAATGGAAATGGATACCATCAGAACGGTGATGGATACCATCAGAATGGGAACAGATACAATCAGAACGGGAACAGATACCATCAGAACGGAGATGAGTACTATCAGAACGGCAATGGCAATGGACATCGGCAGAATGGGTCTGGATACTATCATCAGAATGGGAATGGCTATCGTCAGGACCGCATCTTCCACAATGGGAATGGAAATGGGCGGCCTGCTCGCTTCAATGGACCCAGGCAAACACCGGTTCAAGCGTAG
- the LOC127780840 gene encoding nuclear transport factor 2-like isoform X1 — protein sequence MAMQVGESVAPLSPQTIGNAFVQQYYNVLHSSPGQVCKFYHDSSTLGRPDSNGTMTSVTTLTAINDEFLSTDFSSCLIKLENVDAQLSLNGGVLILVTGSIGHNGTMRHRFSQSFFLAPQESGGYFVLNDMLRYDSLQETLLTETNDSPQERLLTEINDSLPNHVDDNTHSVTFTSEPETSGNVNETADLELPSAENVNDNVENLLANDSSPEENVLVEACTEVVSSCAENIPAAAAAPAPRASTQKDVTKQSYASVVKVTKEGTPTPPVAKPKPKPKPKPTAKVTDNVEKAVSSPVKPTNAADTTSPNDKNVLVEQGYSVYVKHLPYECTVKDVEEKFRKFGAIRPGGIQVRHRQPDGFCFGFVEFESRQSMLAAIEASPISIGSKASIVEEKRTTTRVVNGVTHIENNGNARGGQFQQDNRGGGYRGDNFRGREAGFVNNGNYRDGDNMRNGFRNQNEYSGRGRGPQGNGYHQNGNGYHQNGDGYHQNGNRYNQNGNRYHQNGDEYYQNGNGNGHRQNGSGYYHQNGNGYRQDRIFHNGNGNGRPARFNGPRQTPVQA from the exons ATGGCTATGCAAGTTGGGGAATCAGTTGCTCCTTTAAGTCCACAAACA ATTGGAAATGCGTTTGTTCAACAATACTACAATGTTCTCCATAGTTCACCGGGTCAAGTTTGTAAGTTCTATCATGATTCAAGCACCCTTGGTCGACCAGATTCTAATGGAACCATGACATCTGTAACCACATTGACT GCTATCAACGATGAATTTCTCTCTACGGACTTCAGTAGCTGTTTGATTAAGTTAGAGAATGTGGATGCACAGTTATCCCTCAATGGTGGTGTGCTCATTTTGGTAACTGGATCTATTGGACACAATGGCACTATGAGGCATAGATTTAGCCAGTCATTCTTCCTTGCTCCACAAGAAAGCGGAGGCTATTTTGTTCTGAATGATATGCTAAGATATGATTCTCTGCAAGAAACACTGTTGACTGAGACAAATGATTCTCCACAAGAAAGACTGTTGACTGAGATAAATGATTCTCTGCCTAACCATGTTGATGATAACACTCACAGTGTCACATTTACATCTGAGCCAG AGACTTCAGGCAATGTCAATGAGACTGCAGACTTGGAGCTTCCATCTGCAGAGaatgtcaatgacaatgttgAGAATCTGCTTGCCAATGACAGTTCTCCCGAAGAAAATGTTCTTGTTGAGGCATGCACGGAAGTGGTTAGTTCGTGTGCAGAGAACAttcctgcagctgcagctgcacctGCTCCTCGTGCCTCGACTCAGAAGGATGTTACTAAACAGTCATATGCATCAGTT GTTAAGGTTACAAAGGAGGGCACACCAACTCCACCTGTTGCAAAGCCCAAGCCCAAACCCAAACCAAAGCCAACTGCAAAAGTGACTGACAATGTGGAGAAAGCTGTGTCCTCACCTGTGAAACCTACTAATGCAGCTGATACCACATCTCCAAATGACAAAAATGTTCTTGTTG AGCAAGGGTATTCTGTTTATGTAAAGCACTTACCTTATGAATGTACCGTGAAAGATGTTGAGGAAAAGTTCAGGAAATTTGGTGCTATCAGGCCTGGTGGTATTCAAGTTCGACACCGTCAG CCCGATGGATTCTGCTTTGGCTTTGTTGAATTTGAGTCTCGGCAATCCATGCTAGCAGCAATTGAG GCCTCTCCAATTTCTATTGGCTCAAAAGCATCCATTGTTGAGGAGAAACGAACTACAACCCGAG TTGTTAATGGTGTCACCCATATTGAAAACAATGGCAATGCTCGGGGTGGTCAGTTCCAGCAAGACAACAGAGGTGGTGGATACCGTGGGGACAACTTCAGGGGACGAGAAGCAGGTTTCGTGAACAATGGTAACTACCGTGATGGTGATAACATGAGGAACGGATTCAGAAATCAGAACGAGTACTCAGGGCGTGGTCGAGGGCCTCAGGGGAATGGTTACCATCAGAATGGAAATGGATACCATCAGAACGGTGATGGATACCATCAGAATGGGAACAGATACAATCAGAACGGGAACAGATACCATCAGAACGGAGATGAGTACTATCAGAACGGCAATGGCAATGGACATCGGCAGAATGGGTCTGGATACTATCATCAGAATGGGAATGGCTATCGTCAGGACCGCATCTTCCACAATGGGAATGGAAATGGGCGGCCTGCTCGCTTCAATGGACCCAGGCAAACACCGGTTCAAGCGTAG